The following are encoded in a window of Natronoarchaeum philippinense genomic DNA:
- a CDS encoding heme-binding protein, translated as MERREPPQTDEGWYVLHDLRTIDWDAWRGASERDRELAIDDGVEFLEAAENLDDADAGASAVFSVFGHEADLLILHLRPTIRELDTLERRFEQTAFAEFTERTNSYLSVTEASGYTGAEAYFDPEQEADPGITNYIESRLYPDLPDAEFVSFYPMDKRRQPEQNWYDLSFEDRADLMSGHGDIGRDYAGKVSQIISGSVGLDDFEWGVTLFADDPTDVKDLLYEMRFDPSSSKYAEFGSFVSGRRFPPADLDALLAGEPVPTEERTDDAAGADEELLDELDRFGVDAADAPAGSSGLVVYSEADVETVREEVDGLRGNFEHYDSHLLTEVYEDGDDAAIVSLWETDSAAGTAAGFLEELPGVSDYHQGSLGGDADGEDADDGRDAAANDDSGESAPSHAHGSDEDTDIREELEDRGIYAGQPHGEDVYALVLYSEADPEELSEEVESLSDGFDRYDTHLGTSVYEAPPEDADPAVVSLWETESAAGTASDYLDDLPGIVRQAGDRESGFGTMGMFYTVKPDHRDDFVEKFDTVGGLLADMDGHVRTDLYANREDENDMFIASRWESREDCMAFFRSDAFSDTVDWGRDVLADRPRHVFLA; from the coding sequence ATGGAACGACGGGAGCCGCCACAGACCGACGAGGGCTGGTACGTCCTCCACGACCTGCGGACGATCGACTGGGACGCTTGGCGCGGAGCGTCCGAGCGCGACCGCGAACTGGCAATCGACGACGGCGTCGAGTTCTTGGAGGCTGCCGAGAATCTCGACGACGCCGATGCGGGCGCCTCGGCCGTCTTCAGCGTGTTCGGCCACGAGGCCGACCTGCTGATCCTCCACCTTCGCCCGACGATTCGGGAGCTGGATACCCTAGAGCGCCGGTTCGAGCAGACCGCCTTCGCCGAGTTCACCGAGCGCACGAACTCCTATCTCTCGGTGACCGAAGCGTCGGGCTACACCGGCGCCGAGGCGTACTTCGACCCCGAGCAGGAGGCCGACCCGGGCATCACGAACTACATCGAGTCCCGGCTGTATCCCGACCTGCCAGACGCCGAGTTCGTCAGCTTCTACCCGATGGACAAGCGCCGCCAGCCCGAGCAGAACTGGTACGATCTGTCCTTCGAGGATCGGGCCGACCTGATGTCCGGCCACGGCGACATCGGCCGGGACTACGCCGGCAAGGTCAGCCAGATCATCTCCGGCAGCGTCGGGCTGGACGACTTCGAGTGGGGCGTCACCCTCTTCGCCGACGATCCGACCGACGTGAAGGACCTGCTCTACGAGATGCGCTTTGACCCCTCCTCTTCGAAGTACGCCGAGTTCGGCTCGTTCGTCTCGGGGCGCCGGTTCCCGCCAGCCGACTTGGACGCGCTACTCGCTGGCGAACCGGTTCCCACCGAGGAGCGAACCGACGACGCCGCTGGCGCCGACGAGGAACTGCTCGACGAACTCGACCGCTTCGGCGTCGACGCCGCCGACGCGCCCGCGGGGTCGTCCGGGCTGGTCGTCTACTCCGAAGCCGATGTCGAGACCGTCCGCGAGGAAGTCGACGGCCTGCGCGGGAACTTCGAGCACTACGACTCGCACCTGCTGACGGAAGTCTACGAGGACGGGGACGACGCTGCCATCGTCAGCCTCTGGGAGACCGACAGCGCCGCCGGCACCGCCGCCGGCTTCCTCGAAGAGCTGCCGGGCGTCTCTGACTACCATCAGGGCTCGCTCGGCGGCGACGCCGACGGCGAGGACGCGGACGACGGACGAGACGCGGCCGCCAACGACGACAGTGGCGAAAGCGCTCCGTCTCACGCCCATGGCAGCGACGAGGACACCGACATCCGCGAGGAACTCGAAGACCGTGGCATCTACGCCGGCCAACCGCACGGCGAGGACGTGTACGCGCTCGTGCTGTACTCCGAGGCCGATCCCGAGGAGCTTTCCGAGGAAGTCGAGAGCCTGAGCGACGGCTTCGACCGCTACGACACCCACCTCGGCACCTCGGTGTACGAGGCACCGCCGGAGGACGCCGACCCTGCGGTCGTCAGCCTCTGGGAGACCGAAAGCGCCGCCGGCACCGCCAGCGACTATCTCGACGACCTGCCGGGGATCGTCCGACAGGCCGGCGATCGCGAGTCCGGCTTCGGCACGATGGGGATGTTCTACACGGTCAAACCCGACCACCGCGACGATTTCGTCGAGAAGTTCGACACCGTCGGCGGCCTGCTCGCGGACATGGACGGCCACGTCCGGACCGACCTCTACG